A genomic region of Tigriopus californicus strain San Diego chromosome 1, Tcal_SD_v2.1, whole genome shotgun sequence contains the following coding sequences:
- the LOC131887769 gene encoding protein N-terminal asparagine amidohydrolase-like isoform X1 encodes MMLSCVFEGSFWTSMIPHWSDCWTVRSTSLNCRYQTRNHEKEIQFSNSTWGRVAPLKADSADPRTVDPCLQSLKMVLLINGVPIDDAPRDMNNFFHQFPHFKESASALCSMKPQVVGPLSLLYIFQREFGVTYPHDNKISILGTDDVTTSHIIVLRHTGSGATGISQIDRVFEEGLSTMIQRIQALSYHYDGRLELHIIGGFADTKGISHQLSTSLLQCLHKLRAEMDLITCTVNELCTIHRNGMPWPVIYGIGVNAKTGDIFPATFTDKGPDLDIRNARTLTGGDTVGMLEVYDCTREELRIGPFSYGPMRSVDLLLQQSDDFLRQNLSTSPEVAPPLFVPHLRSTLKRIKDDPYPSVTLFHSNLPRFYRKDDISGQWLRYQKEDVVPWSPISQTSTQAYY; translated from the exons ATGATGTTGTCATGCGTTTTTGAGGGGTCATTTTGGACTTCAATGATTCCTCACTGGTCGGATTGTTGGACTGTTCGAAGCACTTCCCTCAACTGCCGTTACCAAACTCGCAATCacgaaaaagaaatccaatttTCCAATTCTACTTGGGGAAGAGTGGCACCATTGAAGGCAGATTCCGCCGATCCACGTACTGTAG ATCCTTGTCTCCAGTCGCTCAAGATGGTTCTCCTTATCAACGGGGTGCCCATTGACGATGCTCCGCGCGATATGAATAACTTCTTCCACCAGTTTCCCCATTTCAAAGAATCGGCCAGTGCCTTGTGTTCCATGAAACCCCAAGTGGTGGGTCCCTTGAGCCTCTTATACATCTTCCAACGGGAATTCGGTGTCACCTATCCGCATGACAACAAAATCTCCATCCTTGGCACCGACGATGTCACCACTAGTCATATTATTGTCCTTCGACACACAG GGAGTGGAGCCACGGGCATAAGTCAAATCGATCGTGTCTTTGAGGAGGGTCTTTCAACTATGATTCAACGCATTCAAGCTTTGTCGTATCACTACGACGGCCGACTTGAGTTACATATCATCGGAGGCTTTGCTGACACCAAAGGAATCTCACACCAACTCTCCACCAGCCTACTAC AATGCCTGCACAAATTGAGAGCGGAGATGGACCTGATAACGTGTACCGTGAACGAGCTCTGCACCATTCATCGCAACGGCATGCCTTGGCCGGTCATTTATGGGATTGGTGTAAATGCCAAAACGGGTGATATCTTTCCTGCCACCTTCACCGACAAAGGTCCCGATCTGGACATTCGAAACGCCAGAACCCTCACGGGAGGTGACACCGTCGGG ATGCTCGAAGTTTATGATTGCACTCGTGAAGAACTGCGGATCGGTCCTTTTTCTTACGGACCCATGCGATCCGTAGATCTTTTGCTTCAACAAAGCGACGACTTCTTACGACAAAATCTTTCCACGTCGCCCGAAGTGGCTCCGCCTCTCTTTGTTCCCCACCTCCGTTCCACCTTGAAGCGAATCAAAGATGATCCCTATCCTTCGGTGACGTTGTTCCACAGCAATCTGCCCCGATTCTATCGCAAAGACGACATTAGCGGTCAATGGCTCCGCTATCAAAAAGAAGATGTGGTTCCATGGTCCCCGATTTCTCAAACCTCCACGCAAGCCTACTACTGA
- the LOC131887769 gene encoding protein N-terminal asparagine amidohydrolase-like isoform X2 encodes MVLLINGVPIDDAPRDMNNFFHQFPHFKESASALCSMKPQVVGPLSLLYIFQREFGVTYPHDNKISILGTDDVTTSHIIVLRHTGSGATGISQIDRVFEEGLSTMIQRIQALSYHYDGRLELHIIGGFADTKGISHQLSTSLLQCLHKLRAEMDLITCTVNELCTIHRNGMPWPVIYGIGVNAKTGDIFPATFTDKGPDLDIRNARTLTGGDTVGMLEVYDCTREELRIGPFSYGPMRSVDLLLQQSDDFLRQNLSTSPEVAPPLFVPHLRSTLKRIKDDPYPSVTLFHSNLPRFYRKDDISGQWLRYQKEDVVPWSPISQTSTQAYY; translated from the exons ATGGTTCTCCTTATCAACGGGGTGCCCATTGACGATGCTCCGCGCGATATGAATAACTTCTTCCACCAGTTTCCCCATTTCAAAGAATCGGCCAGTGCCTTGTGTTCCATGAAACCCCAAGTGGTGGGTCCCTTGAGCCTCTTATACATCTTCCAACGGGAATTCGGTGTCACCTATCCGCATGACAACAAAATCTCCATCCTTGGCACCGACGATGTCACCACTAGTCATATTATTGTCCTTCGACACACAG GGAGTGGAGCCACGGGCATAAGTCAAATCGATCGTGTCTTTGAGGAGGGTCTTTCAACTATGATTCAACGCATTCAAGCTTTGTCGTATCACTACGACGGCCGACTTGAGTTACATATCATCGGAGGCTTTGCTGACACCAAAGGAATCTCACACCAACTCTCCACCAGCCTACTAC AATGCCTGCACAAATTGAGAGCGGAGATGGACCTGATAACGTGTACCGTGAACGAGCTCTGCACCATTCATCGCAACGGCATGCCTTGGCCGGTCATTTATGGGATTGGTGTAAATGCCAAAACGGGTGATATCTTTCCTGCCACCTTCACCGACAAAGGTCCCGATCTGGACATTCGAAACGCCAGAACCCTCACGGGAGGTGACACCGTCGGG ATGCTCGAAGTTTATGATTGCACTCGTGAAGAACTGCGGATCGGTCCTTTTTCTTACGGACCCATGCGATCCGTAGATCTTTTGCTTCAACAAAGCGACGACTTCTTACGACAAAATCTTTCCACGTCGCCCGAAGTGGCTCCGCCTCTCTTTGTTCCCCACCTCCGTTCCACCTTGAAGCGAATCAAAGATGATCCCTATCCTTCGGTGACGTTGTTCCACAGCAATCTGCCCCGATTCTATCGCAAAGACGACATTAGCGGTCAATGGCTCCGCTATCAAAAAGAAGATGTGGTTCCATGGTCCCCGATTTCTCAAACCTCCACGCAAGCCTACTACTGA
- the LOC131887756 gene encoding proton-coupled folate transporter-like isoform X1: MFAAEQGSNLMMNKICELELGYNQTTCLKRGTDFSDVEVDVQRYTNMFELRRKYIAMVPQILYTLVAGALSDSFGRKPLLFFPMLGRILGKTVHLLHLMFYHELPIWAYYFTELSDIMGGIPIYYMGVYGYGSNTVDQAKRAARLARFDGVEQVAYLTGAALSPVVFRAFGCWGSFLSGITINIAALLILVLRTPEPIVPKEEKSIFKDANSSDTTFSKITRLFHRCVTQPLSETKATLAKKRDHGLRTVLYLAFFNYAIYLLVLNINSLEYLYLKLVFPGFTGEDMAVYKVLTKTFVLITMFILMPYFNGKLHWHETSILSIISTSLVWSYFGRGIAANLIPQYYAAGLLGFLQLGLYCTNRSLITRCIDDGEIGKAFAGVSILTAMVMAVSQPIYRHLYDATLDVFPGSIFMVTASALAVASLVNYFLVSKRRSIQVGRVTPTDSTE, translated from the exons ATGTTCGCGGCGGAGCAAGGCTCCAATCTGATGATGAATAAGATATGTGAACTCGAACTGGGATACAATCAAACAACGTGTCTGAAACGTGGTACAGATTTCTCCGACGTTGAAGTGGATGTGCAACGCTACACCAACAT GTTCGAGCTGAGGCGCAAATACATAGCAATGGTACCTCAAATTCTCTACACTCTGGTGGCAGGAGCCCTATCCGATAGCTTTGGCCGCAAACCCCTGCTGTTCTTTCCAATGCTGGGGCGAATTTTGGGCAAGACGGTCCACTTGCTCCATCTCATGTTCTACCATGAGCTTCCCATCTGGGCCTACTATTTCACCGAGTTGAGTGACATTATGGGCGGCATTCCCATTTACTACATGGGGGTCTACGGCTATGGCTCCAACACGGTCGACCAAGCGAAACGAGCAGCCCGCTTAGCCCGTTTTGATGGTGTGGAACAAGTGGCCTATCTAACCGGAGCCGCTCTCAGTCCCGTTGTTTTCCGAGCATTTGGATGTTGGGGCTCATTTCTCAGTGGAATCACCATCAATATTGCCGCCCTATTGATCTTGGTTCTCCGCACACCTGAGCCCATTGTGCCCAAGGAAGAAAAGAGCATCTTCAAAGACGCGAACTCTTCCGACACGACCTTTTCCAAGATAACCAGGCTGTTCCATCGATGCGTTACCCAACCCTTGAGCGAAACCAAAGCCACTTTAGCCAAAAAGCGAGATCATGGATTGCGAACCGTGCTCTACTTGGCTTTTTTCAATTATGCCATCTATCTCTTAGTTCTCAATATCAACTCGCTTGAGTACCTCTACCTGAAGCTGGTGTTTCCGGGATTCACTGGCGAAGACATGGCCGTTTACAAGGTTTTAACGAAGACATTTGTTCTCATCACCATGTTCATCCTTATGCCTTACTTCAATGGGAAGCTACATTGGCACGAAACCTCGATTTTGTCCATCATCTCGACTTCTTTGGTATGGTCCTATTTTGGTAGAG GCATCGCCGCTAATTTGATCCCACAATATTATGCGGCCGGTCTCTTGGGCTTTCTTCAACTGGGTCTTTACTGCACCAACCGCTCTCTGATCACCCGATGCATCGATGACGGAGAGATAGGCAAAGCCTTCGCTGGCGTCTCCATCCTTACGGCCATGGTCATGGCCGTGTCTCAACCCATCTACAGACACCTGTATGATGCCACATTGGACGTGTTTCCTGGCTCCATTTTCATGGTGACCGCGAGCGCCTTGGCCGTGGCAAGTTTGGTCAACTACTTCTTGGTCTCAAAACGACGTTCCATTCAAGTTGGTCGAGTCACTCCGACCGACAGCACTGAATAG
- the LOC131887756 gene encoding proton-coupled folate transporter-like isoform X2, with protein MFELRRKYIAMVPQILYTLVAGALSDSFGRKPLLFFPMLGRILGKTVHLLHLMFYHELPIWAYYFTELSDIMGGIPIYYMGVYGYGSNTVDQAKRAARLARFDGVEQVAYLTGAALSPVVFRAFGCWGSFLSGITINIAALLILVLRTPEPIVPKEEKSIFKDANSSDTTFSKITRLFHRCVTQPLSETKATLAKKRDHGLRTVLYLAFFNYAIYLLVLNINSLEYLYLKLVFPGFTGEDMAVYKVLTKTFVLITMFILMPYFNGKLHWHETSILSIISTSLVWSYFGRGIAANLIPQYYAAGLLGFLQLGLYCTNRSLITRCIDDGEIGKAFAGVSILTAMVMAVSQPIYRHLYDATLDVFPGSIFMVTASALAVASLVNYFLVSKRRSIQVGRVTPTDSTE; from the exons AT GTTCGAGCTGAGGCGCAAATACATAGCAATGGTACCTCAAATTCTCTACACTCTGGTGGCAGGAGCCCTATCCGATAGCTTTGGCCGCAAACCCCTGCTGTTCTTTCCAATGCTGGGGCGAATTTTGGGCAAGACGGTCCACTTGCTCCATCTCATGTTCTACCATGAGCTTCCCATCTGGGCCTACTATTTCACCGAGTTGAGTGACATTATGGGCGGCATTCCCATTTACTACATGGGGGTCTACGGCTATGGCTCCAACACGGTCGACCAAGCGAAACGAGCAGCCCGCTTAGCCCGTTTTGATGGTGTGGAACAAGTGGCCTATCTAACCGGAGCCGCTCTCAGTCCCGTTGTTTTCCGAGCATTTGGATGTTGGGGCTCATTTCTCAGTGGAATCACCATCAATATTGCCGCCCTATTGATCTTGGTTCTCCGCACACCTGAGCCCATTGTGCCCAAGGAAGAAAAGAGCATCTTCAAAGACGCGAACTCTTCCGACACGACCTTTTCCAAGATAACCAGGCTGTTCCATCGATGCGTTACCCAACCCTTGAGCGAAACCAAAGCCACTTTAGCCAAAAAGCGAGATCATGGATTGCGAACCGTGCTCTACTTGGCTTTTTTCAATTATGCCATCTATCTCTTAGTTCTCAATATCAACTCGCTTGAGTACCTCTACCTGAAGCTGGTGTTTCCGGGATTCACTGGCGAAGACATGGCCGTTTACAAGGTTTTAACGAAGACATTTGTTCTCATCACCATGTTCATCCTTATGCCTTACTTCAATGGGAAGCTACATTGGCACGAAACCTCGATTTTGTCCATCATCTCGACTTCTTTGGTATGGTCCTATTTTGGTAGAG GCATCGCCGCTAATTTGATCCCACAATATTATGCGGCCGGTCTCTTGGGCTTTCTTCAACTGGGTCTTTACTGCACCAACCGCTCTCTGATCACCCGATGCATCGATGACGGAGAGATAGGCAAAGCCTTCGCTGGCGTCTCCATCCTTACGGCCATGGTCATGGCCGTGTCTCAACCCATCTACAGACACCTGTATGATGCCACATTGGACGTGTTTCCTGGCTCCATTTTCATGGTGACCGCGAGCGCCTTGGCCGTGGCAAGTTTGGTCAACTACTTCTTGGTCTCAAAACGACGTTCCATTCAAGTTGGTCGAGTCACTCCGACCGACAGCACTGAATAG
- the LOC131887786 gene encoding LOW QUALITY PROTEIN: retinol dehydrogenase 11-like (The sequence of the model RefSeq protein was modified relative to this genomic sequence to represent the inferred CDS: substituted 1 base at 1 genomic stop codon) encodes MLDAFVGYVLNICSALVVLVVVPFLYKELTMGICRXKKRLDGKVIIITGGNAGIGLETAKDLANRGAEIVIASRNISKTNQVVAMIKSETSNEKIHARALDLSLQKDVKRFAREMLEQFPKIHYLINNAGVAGDMTERIFPNPAVKHEREMTKEGFELRMATNFLGPTTLTELLLERIKESGSPDEVSRIIHVSSMGNMYSKINPNDMDLMAARQPRFDVSLQYCNSKVMQLHYNCHLARQLKDSNTESVALHPGAVRTNIFRDVSSLGRLLLIDPMLWLLGKNSRQGAQTSIFCVVSDDQLNGKYLMDCRPAWFVHPSVGEEHHETKMINQVKRLLNLNAAS; translated from the exons ATGTTAGACGCGTTCGTTGGCTATGTTCTCAATATATGCTCAGCGCTTGTGGTTTTGGTGGTGGTTCCATTTCTCTATAAAGAGTTAACCATGGGCATTTGTCGCTAAAAGAAGAGACTGGACGGGAAGGTGATCATCATTACCGGTGGAAATGCGGGTATAGGCCTGGAAACCGCCAAAGATCTTGCCAACAGAGGTGCTGAAATCGTGATTGCATCCCGAAATATATCCAAG ACCAATCAAGTAGTTGCAATGATCAAGAGTGAGACGTCAAACGAGAAAATTCACGCCAGAGCATTGGATTTATCCCTGCAAAAAGATGTGAAGCGGTTTGCTCGAGAGATGTTGGAACAGTTTCCCAAGATCCATTACCTCATCAATAATGCAGGTGTAGCCGGGGATATGACGGAACGAATCTTTCCCAATCCTGCTGTGAAACATGAACGGGAGATGACCAAAGAAGGCTTCGAATTGAGAATGGCAACTAATTTCCTTGG CCCCACCACGCTCACCGAGCTGCTATTGGAGCGAATCAAGGAATCCGGCTCGCCCGATGAGGTCTCCAGAATCATTCATGTGTCGAGTATGGGCAATATGTACTCAAAAATCAATCCCAACGACATGGATCTCATGGCAGCCCGCCAACCTCGTTTTGACGTTAGCCTTCAGTATTGCAATTCCAAAGTGATGCAACTCCATTACAATTGCCATTTGGCCCGACAATTAAAAGACTCCAACACTGAGAGCGTAGCCCTTCATCCAG GAGCCGTGAGGACAAACATATTTCGGGACGTCTCTTCGCTCGGAAGGCTCCTACTGATTGATCCGATGTTGTGGCTTTTGGGCAAGAATTCACGGCAAGGAGCACAAACTTCTATTTTTTGTGTGGTCTCGGATGATCAATTGAATGGGAAATACTTGATGGATTGCCGGCCGGCCTGGTTTGTCCATCCCTCCGTTGGCGAAGAGCATCACGAGACCAAGATGATCAACCAAGTGAAACGATTACTTAATTTGAATGCTGCCTCCTAG